In Fibrobacter sp. UWH6, the following proteins share a genomic window:
- the rsmA gene encoding 16S rRNA (adenine(1518)-N(6)/adenine(1519)-N(6))-dimethyltransferase RsmA — protein MDRARRRKFGQNFLDVPTAIAIAGDLPAEKGEAVLEIGPGHGALTEHLLNRGVELTAVEIDEQCVAVLNEKFGDRENFHITNIDFLKFDLQAFLDAHEKPWVTGNLPYNVSTAIIAGLMPRLHLTKGFMGMVQLEVAERICASPCSSNYGSLSVLVSAFANTQILRKIGPEHFTPKPNVDSATMLLTPRADALQAPEGFFDFVRAAFTQKRKTLANSFGRAYDKKKIQEAIELLDYPTTVRAEELSPEQFMEFYKVIVG, from the coding sequence ATGGATAGAGCTCGTCGTCGTAAATTTGGCCAGAACTTTCTGGATGTTCCCACCGCCATCGCCATCGCAGGTGACCTGCCTGCCGAAAAGGGCGAAGCCGTTCTCGAGATCGGCCCCGGCCATGGCGCCCTGACAGAACACCTGCTGAACCGCGGCGTGGAACTGACAGCCGTCGAAATCGACGAACAGTGCGTGGCCGTGTTGAACGAAAAGTTCGGCGACCGCGAAAACTTCCATATCACCAACATCGACTTCTTGAAATTCGACTTGCAGGCCTTTCTGGATGCACACGAAAAGCCCTGGGTCACCGGCAACCTGCCCTACAATGTTTCTACGGCAATTATCGCAGGGCTCATGCCCCGACTGCATCTGACCAAGGGCTTTATGGGAATGGTGCAGCTGGAAGTTGCCGAACGCATTTGCGCTTCGCCCTGCAGCAGCAATTACGGCAGCCTTTCTGTTCTGGTATCCGCTTTCGCCAACACCCAGATTTTACGCAAGATCGGTCCCGAGCATTTTACACCGAAGCCCAACGTAGACAGCGCCACCATGCTGCTCACCCCCCGCGCAGACGCATTGCAGGCTCCCGAGGGATTCTTCGATTTCGTTCGTGCCGCCTTTACCCAGAAGCGTAAGACCTTGGCCAATTCCTTCGGTCGCGCCTACGACAAGAAGAAAATCCAGGAAGCCATCGAACTCCTGGATTATCCTACCACTGTCCGTGCCGAGGAACTTTCCCCCGAGCAGTTCATGGAATTTTATAAAGTGATTGTCGGATAG
- a CDS encoding patatin family protein, translated as MFKVFLKDTALVLEGGGMRGAYSAGVLDALLDEGLKFGGYAGTSAGATHLCNYLSEQRDRNFRLDTVHSKDKRYMSFGNWIRTGNYFDLEFCYHTVPEVIDPFDFDTFKKNAAESKFYVAASNVETGGAEYFQVHDLRQDMDAIRSSSSLPLMSSLVHYQGKKMFDGNIADSIPFEFMDRTGYKKQVVITTRHKGYQKEANSFLPVYKIVYRKYPNFVKAVGDRHIRYNKSLETLAQWEANGKAFVFRPETDLKISRVEKDTSKLVALYELGLKDGRERMADLKEFLSL; from the coding sequence ATGTTTAAAGTATTCTTGAAAGACACCGCCTTGGTACTGGAAGGTGGCGGTATGCGTGGAGCTTACTCCGCCGGCGTTCTTGACGCGTTGCTAGATGAAGGTTTAAAGTTTGGCGGCTACGCCGGAACCTCGGCAGGGGCAACCCACCTTTGCAATTACCTTTCGGAACAGCGGGATAGAAACTTCCGACTGGATACAGTCCATTCCAAGGACAAGCGCTACATGAGCTTCGGAAACTGGATTCGTACCGGCAACTACTTTGACCTGGAATTCTGCTACCATACAGTACCCGAAGTCATCGATCCTTTCGACTTTGACACCTTCAAGAAGAATGCCGCCGAATCAAAATTCTATGTGGCCGCAAGCAACGTGGAAACTGGTGGCGCCGAATACTTCCAGGTTCACGACTTGCGCCAGGATATGGATGCCATCCGTTCTTCCTCTTCGCTGCCGCTCATGAGCAGCCTGGTTCATTACCAGGGCAAGAAAATGTTTGACGGAAATATCGCCGACAGCATCCCCTTTGAATTCATGGACCGCACCGGCTATAAAAAGCAGGTTGTCATCACCACACGACACAAGGGTTACCAAAAAGAGGCGAACAGTTTTCTTCCCGTATACAAGATCGTCTACCGCAAGTATCCTAACTTCGTAAAGGCCGTTGGCGATCGACATATCCGTTACAACAAGAGCCTCGAAACTCTGGCCCAATGGGAAGCCAATGGAAAGGCTTTCGTTTTCCGCCCCGAAACAGACTTGAAAATCAGCCGCGTCGAAAAGGACACTTCAAAACTTGTAGCCCTTTATGAATTGGGTCTGAAAGACGGCCGCGAAAGAATGGCCGACCTGAAGGAATTTCTATCTTTATAG
- a CDS encoding phosphomannomutase — MSVAMQDVMKQSGVAFGTSGARGLVSAMTDRVCYVYARSFIKYCEASYKCEKNIAIAGDLRPSTGRILQALVKAGQDAGWKVTYCGRIPSPAIALYGLDKSLPTIMVTGSHIPADRNGIKFNHPNGEITKADEQGIVSQSVDFDEALFDAAGMLKNAPELPAVETEAEENYCKRYPEFFGEKALQGLTIGVYQHSAVGRDIVVRVLESLGACVKPFGRSDVFVPVDTEAIRPEDEELAREFTHKDYVDAVFSTDGDSDRPLLADDVGMWLRGDVLGILASQALGIKRIATPVSCNTSLEKSESFEKICRTRIGSPYVIAGMESLMEGDAAASAAAGVSVAGYEANGGFLLQTDLKRTAYDGVTRTLKALPTRDALLPMIAVMVMVREQKMCVVDLLRKLPKRFTVSDRLKEFPTEISKAKLAEIREQKLGEKLFGKFAAKPSKFNKGAPFHGKMVSLNEVDGYRMEFDSGDIVHLRPSGNAPEFRCYVETEGKERSAELLADCLKVMEGWRK, encoded by the coding sequence ATGTCTGTTGCAATGCAAGATGTAATGAAACAGTCCGGTGTGGCCTTTGGTACCAGTGGTGCTCGCGGCCTGGTTTCTGCAATGACCGACCGTGTGTGCTATGTTTATGCACGCTCCTTTATCAAGTACTGCGAAGCTAGCTACAAGTGCGAAAAGAATATCGCTATTGCTGGAGACCTTCGCCCAAGTACTGGTCGCATTTTGCAGGCTCTGGTGAAGGCCGGCCAGGATGCTGGCTGGAAGGTGACTTATTGCGGTCGCATTCCTTCTCCTGCCATTGCACTTTATGGTCTTGATAAGAGCTTGCCCACCATCATGGTGACAGGATCCCACATTCCTGCCGACCGTAACGGTATCAAGTTTAACCACCCCAACGGCGAAATTACAAAGGCCGACGAACAGGGCATTGTTTCTCAGTCTGTTGATTTTGACGAAGCTTTGTTCGATGCTGCCGGCATGTTGAAGAATGCTCCGGAACTTCCCGCTGTTGAAACCGAAGCCGAAGAAAATTACTGCAAGCGTTATCCCGAATTCTTTGGTGAAAAGGCTTTGCAGGGCTTGACCATCGGCGTCTATCAGCATTCCGCTGTTGGCCGCGACATTGTGGTCCGCGTTCTCGAAAGCCTGGGCGCCTGCGTAAAGCCCTTCGGCCGCAGTGACGTTTTTGTTCCGGTGGATACCGAAGCGATCCGCCCCGAAGATGAAGAACTGGCCCGCGAATTTACCCACAAGGATTATGTGGACGCCGTGTTCAGTACCGATGGTGATAGCGACCGCCCGCTTCTGGCTGATGATGTGGGCATGTGGCTCCGCGGTGACGTACTGGGTATTTTGGCATCCCAGGCTCTGGGCATCAAGCGCATCGCTACTCCCGTCAGCTGCAACACCTCCCTCGAAAAGTCCGAAAGCTTCGAAAAGATTTGCCGTACCCGCATCGGTTCCCCCTATGTCATTGCCGGCATGGAAAGCCTTATGGAAGGTGACGCCGCAGCAAGTGCTGCCGCCGGCGTGTCCGTCGCCGGTTACGAAGCCAACGGCGGTTTCCTGCTGCAGACCGATCTGAAGCGCACCGCTTATGATGGCGTTACCCGCACTCTGAAGGCTCTGCCCACTCGCGATGCATTGCTCCCCATGATTGCTGTCATGGTCATGGTTCGCGAACAGAAGATGTGCGTGGTAGATCTTCTCCGCAAGCTTCCCAAGCGCTTTACTGTCAGCGACCGCCTCAAGGAATTCCCCACCGAAATTTCCAAGGCCAAGCTTGCAGAAATCCGCGAACAGAAGCTGGGTGAAAAGTTGTTCGGCAAGTTCGCCGCCAAGCCCAGCAAGTTCAACAAGGGCGCACCCTTCCACGGAAAGATGGTCTCCCTTAACGAAGTGGACGGCTACCGTATGGAATTTGATTCCGGTGACATCGTTCACCTGCGTCCCAGTGGCAACGCCCCGGAATTCCGCTGCTACGTGGAAACCGAAGGCAAGGAACGTTCCGCTGAACTTCTGGCTGACTGCCTCAAGGTCATGGAAGGCTGGCGTAAATAA
- a CDS encoding glycoside hydrolase family 5 protein, which produces MSLLRLSGLFLAGILTLWGCNGENVTEVSYEKLDEPIGERIGPVSQYGRLVAGVNSEGKGRIYGSCKGVSDGNEVQVRGMSLYWSLLKPATKFYSDTGITTMVNDMKIEVIRAAIGTEENWGGTLGFLLDPDAQRELIDQAVKAAIKNDIYVIIDWHSHSAHKQLSDAIAFFDEMAQKYGQYNNVIFEIFNEPTRIVWEQVKAYGDTVVATIRKHSDNLILVGNPMWDQSPNWAIGKEIADSLHNIAYTFHYYANSHSIKLEGRNAEEAMNAGLSLFVSEWGTANASGKGVPDADRNDQWQEWMDERKLSSANWSASMINEGTAAFAQESRVDSLVYTVSGELVKGYLSANPDSYKACKAK; this is translated from the coding sequence ATGTCACTACTGCGCTTATCAGGGCTGTTTTTAGCTGGAATTCTGACTTTATGGGGCTGTAACGGAGAGAACGTTACTGAAGTCTCCTATGAAAAGCTGGATGAACCTATTGGCGAAAGAATCGGCCCTGTCAGTCAGTATGGAAGGCTGGTTGCCGGAGTGAATTCCGAGGGCAAGGGCCGAATATACGGCAGTTGCAAGGGCGTATCTGATGGTAACGAAGTTCAGGTACGAGGCATGAGCCTTTACTGGAGCCTTTTGAAACCCGCTACAAAGTTTTATTCCGATACCGGCATTACGACCATGGTGAACGACATGAAAATCGAAGTGATTCGTGCCGCCATTGGTACCGAAGAAAATTGGGGCGGGACATTGGGATTTTTGCTGGATCCGGATGCTCAGCGCGAATTGATCGATCAGGCTGTTAAGGCGGCCATAAAGAATGACATCTATGTAATTATCGACTGGCATTCCCATAGTGCGCATAAGCAGTTGAGTGATGCTATCGCCTTCTTCGACGAAATGGCTCAAAAATACGGCCAGTATAACAATGTGATTTTTGAAATTTTTAATGAGCCTACCAGAATTGTCTGGGAGCAGGTGAAGGCTTATGGCGATACCGTCGTCGCGACCATTCGAAAGCATTCTGACAATTTGATTCTTGTGGGTAACCCCATGTGGGACCAGTCGCCCAATTGGGCTATAGGAAAAGAGATCGCCGATTCACTTCATAATATTGCCTACACATTCCATTACTACGCTAATAGCCACAGCATCAAGCTCGAAGGACGGAATGCCGAAGAAGCGATGAATGCGGGATTGTCCCTGTTTGTTAGCGAATGGGGTACTGCAAATGCAAGTGGAAAGGGCGTGCCTGATGCAGACCGCAATGATCAATGGCAGGAATGGATGGATGAACGCAAGCTTTCATCCGCCAACTGGTCCGCTTCCATGATTAACGAAGGTACTGCAGCATTTGCGCAGGAGAGCCGAGTAGACTCTCTTGTGTATACGGTATCCGGTGAATTGGTGAAGGGATATCTATCTGCAAATCCCGATTCTTACAAGGCCTGCAAGGCAAAGTAA